One Paracidovorax avenae ATCC 19860 genomic region harbors:
- a CDS encoding MFS transporter — MNDNRPALAALCLTMLMPSLDTSIANASLPVLAHALGASFAQVQWVVLAYLLTITALIVGAGRLGDLLGRGRLLVAGIALFTVASLLCGLAPTLATLAAARVLQGLGAAAMLALTVALVGETMPRDRTGAAMGLLGTMSAIGTTLGPSLGGLLTTALGWRAIFLVNVPVGLVNLWLARRHLPMARPATAGAGPRFDIPGTVLLAGTLAAYAIATTVGRGHALAWMAAALAGGLAFVAVEACAAAPLVRLSMFRDAALCAGLATTALVATVIATTLVVGPFYLARALALPAGIVGVVLSCGPMVSALAGAPAGRVVDRVGASRVVVGGLAAMFAGTLLLALLPSGLGVAGWLAGIVVTTVGYASFQAANNTALMHGAAAAQRGLVSGLMSLARNLGLVTGVAALGAVFATASSSADVASAGAAAVARGMHRTFAVDAVLMGAALAIALAGAWLRRGGADDPPTGTLDAALKPSSPPASPRTSA, encoded by the coding sequence ATGAACGACAACCGACCCGCGCTCGCCGCCCTGTGCCTGACGATGCTGATGCCCTCGCTGGACACCAGCATCGCCAATGCCAGCCTGCCCGTGCTCGCCCACGCCCTCGGGGCATCGTTCGCGCAAGTGCAGTGGGTGGTGCTGGCCTACCTGCTCACCATCACCGCGCTGATCGTCGGCGCCGGCCGGCTCGGCGACCTGCTCGGGCGCGGGCGGCTGCTCGTCGCCGGCATCGCGCTCTTCACCGTTGCCTCGCTGCTGTGCGGGCTCGCGCCGACGCTCGCCACGCTGGCGGCGGCGCGCGTGCTGCAGGGCCTGGGCGCCGCGGCGATGCTGGCGCTGACCGTCGCGCTCGTCGGCGAAACGATGCCGCGCGACCGCACCGGCGCGGCGATGGGCCTGCTCGGCACGATGTCGGCCATCGGCACGACGCTCGGGCCGTCGCTGGGCGGCCTGCTCACCACGGCCCTGGGCTGGCGCGCGATCTTCCTCGTCAACGTGCCGGTCGGCCTCGTCAACCTGTGGCTGGCGCGCCGGCACCTGCCGATGGCGCGCCCTGCCACCGCAGGCGCCGGGCCGCGCTTCGACATCCCTGGCACCGTGCTGCTGGCAGGCACGCTCGCCGCCTACGCGATCGCGACGACGGTCGGCCGCGGCCATGCGCTCGCGTGGATGGCCGCCGCGCTGGCCGGCGGGCTCGCGTTCGTGGCGGTCGAGGCGTGCGCCGCTGCACCGCTGGTGCGGCTCTCGATGTTCCGCGACGCGGCACTGTGCGCGGGCCTCGCGACGACGGCGCTGGTGGCGACCGTGATCGCCACCACGCTCGTGGTCGGCCCGTTCTACCTCGCCCGCGCGCTGGCATTGCCAGCGGGCATCGTGGGCGTCGTACTGTCGTGCGGCCCGATGGTGTCTGCGCTGGCGGGGGCGCCGGCTGGGCGCGTCGTGGACCGCGTCGGCGCTTCTCGAGTGGTGGTTGGCGGCCTCGCCGCGATGTTTGCGGGCACCCTGCTGCTGGCATTGCTGCCATCGGGCCTGGGCGTGGCGGGATGGCTCGCCGGCATCGTGGTGACGACGGTGGGCTACGCGAGCTTCCAGGCCGCCAACAACACCGCGCTGATGCACGGCGCCGCCGCAGCGCAGCGCGGTCTTGTCTCCGGACTGATGAGCCTCGCGCGCAACCTCGGCCTCGTCACCGGCGTGGCGGCACTGGGCGCGGTGTTCGCCACGGCATCGTCGTCGGCCGATGTCGCGAGCGCGGGCGCGGCGGCCGTCGCGCGGGGCATGCACCGCACCTTCGCGGTGGACGCCGTGCTGATGGGCGCCGCGCTCGCCATCGCGCTGGCCGGAGCGTGGCTGCGCCGGGGCGGTGCCGACGACCCACCGACCGGTACGCTCGACGCTGCCCTCAAGCCTTCTTCACCGCCCGCGTCGCCACGAACGTCGGCATGA